In Anolis sagrei isolate rAnoSag1 chromosome 9, rAnoSag1.mat, whole genome shotgun sequence, the following proteins share a genomic window:
- the CFAP161 gene encoding cilia- and flagella-associated protein 161 encodes MFCVRKSMSGRNYSPGVLIGNWNEDVYLEEELLKDFLHKREKGELLIQKSERLKDNLYKKEHLSISKDGFVHFGDTVLLVNPDDNTSAGRDPTTSGDLSLAVNPEEEEIHRSQKLVAPCGVSAVRSVTPIGRNAFRILSIEGEAMGEPLRFGQNFGLGATGGFPDQMLYLMSDHKTFMNMTKKSHTQSAFMTDELTYLASWQAIFLDPQFRLEYEGFPVPANTKILIVHSYTNQGLAIHRDFYVRTYFGKEYEVNCHTYLDTHKAEKDMNHWVMVTGNPSSDATTMFDRPNPPSEETRIQNAELQDAT; translated from the exons GAACTACTGAAAGACTTCTTAcataaaagagaaaagggggaactTCTCATCCAGAAATCAGAACGACTGAAAGATAATCTTTATAAGAAG GAGCATCTCTCCATTTCAAAAGATGGATTTGTTCACTTTGGGGACACCGTTCTCCTTGTGAACCCGGATGACAACACATCCGCGGGGAGAGACCCTACTACAAGTGGGGACCTCTCCTTAGCTGTGAACCCCGAAGAAGAAGAAATACACAGATCTCAAAAGCTGGTGGCTCCCTGCGGAGTGAGTGCGGTCAGAAGCGTGACACCAATTGGGCGGAATGCGTTTCGGATTTTAAG CATTGAAGGAGAAGCAATGGGAGAGCCTCTTCGATTTGGGCAGAACTTTGGTCTTGGAGCAACGGGAGGGTTTCCAGATCAAATG CTATATCTAATGAGCGACCACAAGACGTTTATGAATATGACCAAGAAATCCCACACCCAGTCTGCATTCATGACGGATGAACTTACGTACCTGGCTTCTTGGCAAGCTATCTTTTTGGATCCACAGTTTCGCCTGGAATACGAAGGTTTCCCAGTTCCT gCAAACACCAAGATTCTCATTGTCCACAGCTATACAAACCAAGGATTGGCGATTCATAGAGACTTTTATGTAAG GACGTACTTTGGAAAGGAGTATGAGGTCAACTGTCACACCTATCTGGACACCCACAAAGCCGAAAAAGACATGAATCACTGGGTAATGGTGACCGGAAATCCTAGCAGTGATGCAACCACCATGTTTGACCGACCAAACCCGCCATCGGAAGAGACAAGAATACAAAATGCTGAACTCCAGGATGCAACATAA